The genomic stretch GCGTCGAGCTGCGCCGTCATCGCTGAGCCCTCCTCCGTCGGATCCCGGATCCATGATACCGGTCAGCTCTCTTCATGAGAGCCCACTTGCATAAGGAGTGGAGCCGCCCTACATTCGTGAGAGCCAGCTCTCACAAAGGAGACTGAAGATGGCCGGACTCTCCCTGGTCGGTCCGCACGGCGGCGAGACGATCTGTCTGGGCCCCACACAGATGCGCATCCTCGAAGACGGCAGCACCACCCAACACCGCCTCGGTATCGGCGAGATCACCCTCGCCCCGCACACCCAGGGGCCCCCGCAGCACCGTCACGCCCAGCACGACGAGGGCTTCTACGTCGTCTCCGGCACAGTGCACTTCACCGTCGGGCACACCACCCATGCCGCCCCGGCCGGCACACTCGCCATGATTCCGCCCGGCGTCCCGCACACCTTCGCCAACCTGGGCGACGAGCCGGCGGTGATGATCAACACCTTCACGCCCGACCTGTATGTGCAGTACTTC from Streptomyces roseochromogenus subsp. oscitans DS 12.976 encodes the following:
- a CDS encoding cupin domain-containing protein; its protein translation is MAGLSLVGPHGGETICLGPTQMRILEDGSTTQHRLGIGEITLAPHTQGPPQHRHAQHDEGFYVVSGTVHFTVGHTTHAAPAGTLAMIPPGVPHTFANLGDEPAVMINTFTPDLYVQYFRDLRDMIAGGQELTPESTITVMSRYATVPATDFAERP